A stretch of Bos taurus isolate L1 Dominette 01449 registration number 42190680 breed Hereford chromosome 5, ARS-UCD2.0, whole genome shotgun sequence DNA encodes these proteins:
- the SELENOO gene encoding protein adenylyltransferase SelO, mitochondrial (UGA stop codon recoded as selenocysteine) has product MAALRAALAASLTVARARPPPLGRRPPSACCSALAGAMEPAPRWLAGLRFDNRALRALPVETPPPGPEGAPSAPRPVPGACFSRARPEPLRRPRVVALSEPALALLGLGAPPAAAAAREAREAEAALFFSGNALLPGAEPAAHCYCGHQFGQFAGQLGDGAAMYLGEVCTEAGERWELQLKGAGPTAFSRQADGRKVLRSSIREFLCSEAMFHLGVPTTRAGSCVSSQSTVVRDAFYDGNPRPEPCAVVLRLAPTFLRFGSFEIFKPRDEHTGRAGPSVGRDDIRLQMLDYVISTFYPEIQACHPGDHVQRHAAFFREVTRRTARLVAEWQCVGFCHGVLNTDNMSIVGLTIDYGPFGFLDRYDPDHVCNASDTAGRYSYSKQPEVCKWNLQKLAEALDPALPLELAEAILAEEFDAEFGRHYLQKMRRKLGLVQTEQEGDGALVAQLLETMHLTGADFTNSFYLLNSFPTAPESPDLDGFLAALTAQCASLEELRLAFRPQMDPRQLSMMLMLAQSNPQLLALIGTRASLARELERVEQQSRLEQLSEAELHGKNRSRWAAWLHNYRARLEKDREASSDAVTWQAERTRVMRANNPKYVLRNYIAQGAIEAAESGDFSEVRRVLKLLETPYGGEAEAEAAEPAEASEAAEETGGAAGRRRSYSSKPPLWAAELCVTUSS; this is encoded by the exons ATGGCCGCGCTCCGCGCAGCGCTAGCGGCCTCGCTCACGGTCGCCCGCGCCCGGCCGCCGCCCCTCGGCCGCCGCCCGCCGTCCGCCTGCTGCTCCGCGTTGGCTGGCGCCATGGAGCCCGCGCCCCGCTGGCTGGCCGGGCTGCGCTTCGACAACCGCGCCCTGCGCGCGCTGCCGGTGGAGACGCCGCCGCCCGGCCCCGAGGGCGCCCCGTCCGCGCCGCGGCCCGTGCCCGGCGCCTGCTTCAGCCGCGCGCGGCCCGAGCCCCTGCGGCGGCCGCGCGTCGTGGCGCTGTCGGAGCCCGCGCTGGCGCTGCTGGGCCTGGGcgcgccgcccgccgccgccgccgcccgcgagGCGCGCGAGGCCGAGGCCGCGCTCTTCTTCAGCGGCAACGCGCTGCTGCCGGGCGCCGAGCCCGCCGCGCACTGCTACTGCGGCCACCAGTTCGGCCAGTTCGCCGGGCAGCTGGGCGACGGCGCCGCCATGTACTTGGGCGAGGTGTGCACCGAGGCCGGCGAGCGCTGGGAGCTGCAGCTCAAGGGCGCGGGGCCCACGGCCTTCTCCAG ACAGGCGGACGGCCGCAAAGTGCTGCGCTCCAGCATCCGCGAGTTCCTGTGCAGTGAGGCCATGTTCCACCTGGGTGTCCCCACCACACGGGCCGGCTCCTGCGTCTCATCCCAGTCCACTGTCGTGCGCGATGCCTTCTACGACGGGAACCCCCGGCCCGAGCCGTGCGCCGTGGTGTTGCGCCTGGCCCCCACGTTCCTCAG GTTTGGATCCTTCGAGATCTTCAAGCCCAGAGACGAGCACACGGGCCGGGCGGGCCCCAGCGTGGGGAGGGACGACATCCGACTGCAGATGCTCGACTACGTCATCAGCACTTTCTACCCTGAAATCCAGGCCTGTCACCCCGGGGACCATGTGCAGAGACACGCCGCCTTCTTCCGGGAG GTGACCCGGCGCACGGCCCGGCTGGTGGCTGAGtggcagtgcgtgggcttctgcCACGGCGTGCTCAACACAGACAACATGAGCATCGTGGGGCTCACCATCGACTACGGGCCCTTCGGCTTCCTGGACAG GTATGACCCCGATCACGTGTGCAACGCCTCCGACACCGCCGGGCGCTACTCGTACAGCAAGCAGCCCGAGGTGTGCAAGTGGAACCTGCAGAAGCTGGCCGAGGCCCTGGACCCCGCGCTGCCCCTCGAGCTGGCCGAGGCCATCCTGGCAGAGGAGTTCGACGCCGAGTTCGGCCGGCACTACCTGCAGAAGATGCGCCGGAAGCTGGGCCTCGTGCAGACCGAGCAGGAGGGCGATGGCGCCCTGGTGGCCCAGCTCCTGGAGACCATGCACCTGACCG GGGCTGACTTCACAAACTCCTTCTACCTGCTGAACTCCTTCCCAACTGCGCCGGAGTCCCCAGACCTAGATGGGTTCCTGGCTGCGCTGACTGCACAGTGCGCCTCCCTGGAGGAGCTGAGGCTCGCCTTCCGACCTCAGATGGATCCCCG GCAGCTGTCCATGATGCTCATGCTGGCGCAGTCAAACCCGCAGCTCCTGGCGCTCATCGGCACGCGGGCGAGCCTGGCTCGGGAGCTGGAGCGCGTGGAGCAGCAGTCGCGGCTGGAGCAGCTGAGCGAGGCCGAGCTGCACGGCAAGAACAGGAGCCGCTGGGCCGCGTGGCTCCACAACTACAG GGCCCGGCTGGAGAAGGACCGGGAGGCCAGCAGCGACGCGGTCACCTGGCAGGCCGAGCGCACACGTGTCATGCGCGCCAACAACCCCAAGTACGTGCTGAGGAACTACATTGCACAGGGCGCCATTGAAGCTGCTGAGAGCGGCGACTTCTCGGAG GTGCGGCGGGTGCTGAAGCTGCTGGAGACCCCTTACGGCGGGGAGGCGGAGGCGGAGGCTGCAGAGCCCGCGGAGGCCAGTGAGGCGGCCGAGGAGACCGGCGGGGCGGCCGGCCGGCGGCGCTCCTACAGCAGCAAGCCCCCACTCTGGGCGGCGGAGCTGTGCGTGACGTGATCCTCGTAA
- the TRABD gene encoding traB domain-containing protein isoform X2 produces MEEPEEQPPHEADTEPVVTSGASEAVPRVLPGDPQNLSDVDAFNLLLEMKLKRRRERPNLPHTVTELVAEDGSRVYVVGTAHFSDDSKRDVVKTIREVQPDVVVVELCQYRVSMLKMDERTLLREAKEISLEKLQQAIRQNGVASGLMQMLLLKVSAHITEQLGVAPGGEFREAFKEASRVPFCKFHLGDRPIPVTFKRAIAALSLWQKVKLAWGLCFLSDPISKDDVERCKQKDLLEQMMAEMVGEFPDLHRTIVSERDVYLTYMLRQAARRLELPRASDGEHGARGHGAPRGRGCSGAHASPTPAEPRKCVPSVVVGVVGMGHVPGIEKNWTTDLNIQEIMTVPPPSASGRVSRLAVKAAALGLLGYGLYWTGRRAVSLLLALPAARHCLQRLSDAWPQK; encoded by the exons ATGGAGGAGCCGGAGGAGCAGCCGCCCCACGAG GCCGACACGGAGCCCGTCGTGACTTCAGGGGCCTCGGAGGCGGTGCCCAGGGTGCTCCCCGGAGACCCCCAGAATCTGT CCGACGTGGACGCGTTCAACCTGCTGCTGGAGATGAAGCTGAAGAGGCGGCGAGAGCGGCCCAACCTCCCGCACACGGTGACTGAGCTGGTGGCTGAGGACGGCAGCCGGGTGTACGTGGTGGGCACGGCCCACTTCAGCGATGATAGCAAGCGGGACGTGGTGAAG ACCATCCGGGAGGTGCAGCCcgatgtggtggtggtggagctGTGCCAGTACCGCGTGTCCATGCTGAAGATGGACGAGCGCACACTGCTGCGCGAGGCCAAGGAGATCAGCCTGGAGAAGCTTCAGCAGGCCATCAGGCAG AACGGTGTCGCATCAGGACTGATGCAGATGCTCCTGCTGAAGGTGTCCGCCCACATCACCGAGCAGCTGGGCGTAGCCCCCGGCGGCGAGTTCAGGGAGGCCTTCAAGGAG GCCAGCAGGGTGCCGTTCTGCAAGTTCCACCTGGGCGACCGGCCCATCCCCGTCACCTTCAAGAGGGCCATCGCCGCCCTCTCCCTCTGGCAGAAGGTCAAGTTGGCCTGGGGCCTGTGCTTCCTGTCGGACCCCATCAG CAAGGACGACGTGGAGCGTTGCAAGCAGAAGGACCTGCTGGAGCAGATGATGGCGGAGATGGTGGGCGAATTCCCCGACCTGCACCGCACCATTGTGTCTGAGCGCGACGTCTACCTGACCTACATGCTGCGCCAGGCCGCTCGCCGCCTGGAGCTGCCGCGCGCCTCCGACGGTGAGCACGGCGCCCGCGGGCACGGGGCCCCGCGGGGTCGGGGGTGCTCAGGTGCTCATGCGTCTCCCACCCCAGCCGAGCCCAGGAAGTGCGTCCCCTCCGTGGTGGTGGGCGTCGTGGGCATGGGCCACGTCCCTGGCATTGAGAAGAACTGGACCACTGACCTCAACATCCAGGAGATCATGAC CGTGCCCCCACCGTCCGCCTCGGGCAGAGTGTCCCGCCTGGCCGTGAAGGCCGCCGCCCTGGGCCTCCTGGGCTACGGCCTCTACTGGACGGGGCGCCGCGCCGTCAGCCTGCTCCTGGCCCTGCCCGCTGCCCGGCACTGCCTGCAGAGGCTCTCCGATGCCTGGCCGCAGAAGTAG
- the TRABD gene encoding traB domain-containing protein isoform X3: MEEPEEQPPHEADTEPVVTSGASEAVPRVLPGDPQNLSDVDAFNLLLEMKLKRRRERPNLPHTVTELVAEDGSRVYVVGTAHFSDDSKRDVVKTIREVQPDVVVVELCQYRVSMLKMDERTLLREAKEISLEKLQQAIRQNGVASGLMQMLLLKVSAHITEQLGVAPGGEFREAFKEASRVPFCKFHLGDRPIPVTFKRAIAALSLWQKVKLAWGLCFLSDPISKDDVERCKQKDLLEQMMAEMVGEFPDLHRTIVSERDVYLTYMLRQAARRLELPRASDAEPRKCVPSVVVGVVGMGHVPGIEKNWTTDLNIQEIMTVPPPSASGRVSRLAVKAAALGLLGYGLYWTGRRAVSLLLALPAARHCLQRLSDAWPQK; this comes from the exons ATGGAGGAGCCGGAGGAGCAGCCGCCCCACGAG GCCGACACGGAGCCCGTCGTGACTTCAGGGGCCTCGGAGGCGGTGCCCAGGGTGCTCCCCGGAGACCCCCAGAATCTGT CCGACGTGGACGCGTTCAACCTGCTGCTGGAGATGAAGCTGAAGAGGCGGCGAGAGCGGCCCAACCTCCCGCACACGGTGACTGAGCTGGTGGCTGAGGACGGCAGCCGGGTGTACGTGGTGGGCACGGCCCACTTCAGCGATGATAGCAAGCGGGACGTGGTGAAG ACCATCCGGGAGGTGCAGCCcgatgtggtggtggtggagctGTGCCAGTACCGCGTGTCCATGCTGAAGATGGACGAGCGCACACTGCTGCGCGAGGCCAAGGAGATCAGCCTGGAGAAGCTTCAGCAGGCCATCAGGCAG AACGGTGTCGCATCAGGACTGATGCAGATGCTCCTGCTGAAGGTGTCCGCCCACATCACCGAGCAGCTGGGCGTAGCCCCCGGCGGCGAGTTCAGGGAGGCCTTCAAGGAG GCCAGCAGGGTGCCGTTCTGCAAGTTCCACCTGGGCGACCGGCCCATCCCCGTCACCTTCAAGAGGGCCATCGCCGCCCTCTCCCTCTGGCAGAAGGTCAAGTTGGCCTGGGGCCTGTGCTTCCTGTCGGACCCCATCAG CAAGGACGACGTGGAGCGTTGCAAGCAGAAGGACCTGCTGGAGCAGATGATGGCGGAGATGGTGGGCGAATTCCCCGACCTGCACCGCACCATTGTGTCTGAGCGCGACGTCTACCTGACCTACATGCTGCGCCAGGCCGCTCGCCGCCTGGAGCTGCCGCGCGCCTCCGACG CCGAGCCCAGGAAGTGCGTCCCCTCCGTGGTGGTGGGCGTCGTGGGCATGGGCCACGTCCCTGGCATTGAGAAGAACTGGACCACTGACCTCAACATCCAGGAGATCATGAC CGTGCCCCCACCGTCCGCCTCGGGCAGAGTGTCCCGCCTGGCCGTGAAGGCCGCCGCCCTGGGCCTCCTGGGCTACGGCCTCTACTGGACGGGGCGCCGCGCCGTCAGCCTGCTCCTGGCCCTGCCCGCTGCCCGGCACTGCCTGCAGAGGCTCTCCGATGCCTGGCCGCAGAAGTAG